A window of Acropora muricata isolate sample 2 chromosome 3, ASM3666990v1, whole genome shotgun sequence contains these coding sequences:
- the LOC136910966 gene encoding SMC5-SMC6 complex localization factor protein 1-like produces the protein MAACTRKDRKKYRILLSSFTAEEKVKLSTLIQKLGGTYVDTPTFVRTCSHVICGKPNRGEKFLSGCASGKWILTKNFIEDSTESGKWLDEEAYEWSNQSNIVGVSSSHLSAPARWRKILQTQRGPFEGWKVLVVVTDAKKRAAYKRLLEVGCAVVVNCKPPYQSSLASKLTHAFVETGLENDVKCLHLAGVHCLSPDYIPEFILQDPTPPPSVFLITSFKSPIGHPAVSRLQRTTGRLKQTPILGSDVPLSRIEKENHLSTISTPTKTTVLLDDSSRVCESPSKRQKQDEINDRVDSTCMDKWRPFCTLNGCSSVRSNKYRFQHVSVTEFPGYVMNSIDGYLEESHQSTVLDVIQSFMTRVRYPPASLFFTVIDYLQKSASRAQAIKAFVLLQRLLILHPPSERGPLYQPTLGVRSSAEGTSAERSVCDWDFLKTICSKTDEDSQLQIRFVITLLERDFHERLKSAGLLSPNESLSRLKQSLLWRVFWPGSSAVSFNTRLRELFSISWNAAYRACDDPTMIPVLHTLQSIIAMLSRIHVLSDLHSMKCTDKSLGARLTETSRTFVTELAYGGWQHSGTCLKRFLETCGSTWLKMHVTDLLLANYSDCVVPLERRSLKMKPLSLEKIVLYYFLLVPSAAVDPSSPAAKRATRRIAIPLRDIAVPRAQNAAYNAPNGGISRRNVKGETKLHIACIKNDPAKVKQLLAAGEDANSVDYVGWTPLHEACNHGHLECVRELLKNRQPVLEINSEDDPSRVLNLLSAPKCGTTPLHDAAGNNHLKVVELLVSTGGLPLLQAKNDRGQTPYDVSSDARIKEFLQSTKNKMSGSQSCSSTEAIYLTLPKLSPERCEEYTLILSHLVQSYFRTSRGTGTAEDWLNFSAHVDNLECHVAKLLGIRPLPTVVAIRLAAMKMLID, from the exons ATGGCGGCGTGCACACGGAAAGACCGGAAAAAATATCGCATTTTACTGTCATCTTTCACCGCTGAAGAGAAAGTAAAATTGTCCACATTGATTCAAAAGCTTGGGGGAACATATGTTGATACGCCG aCGTTTGTGAGAACTTGTTCACATGTAATTTGTGGAAAACCCAACCGTGGTGAAAAATTTCTTAGTGGTTGTGCATCAG GGAAGTGGATATTAACTAAGAATTTCATAGAGGACAGCACAGAGTCTGGAAAGTGGCTTGATGAGGAGGCTTATGAATGGAGTAATCAAAGCAACATAGTGGGAGTCTCTTCTAGTCATTTGTCTGCTCCTGCTCGCTGGAGAAAAATTCTTCAAACACAGAGAGGACCTTTTGAGGGATGGAAAGTGCTAGTAGTTGTCACAGATGCCAAGAAACGTGCAGCATATAAAAG GTTGCTCGAAGTTGGTTGTGCTGTTGTTGTGAACTGTAAACCTCCATACCAATCCAGTCTTGCTTCCAAGTTGACCCATGCATTTGTGGAGACGGGTCTTGAAAATGATGTCAAATGTCTTCACCTTGCTGGGGTTCATTGTCTTTCACCAGATTACATTCCAGAGTTTATACTGCAG GATCCTACTCCTCCCCCTTCAGTTTTTCTCATTACGTCATTCAAGTCACCCATAGGCCATCCAGCAGTGTCAAGACTTCAGAGGACTACAGGCAGACTGAAGCAAACACCTATCCTGGGCAGTGATGTGCCATTGTCCagaattgaaaaggaaaatcacttATCTACAATATCAACTCCTACAAAGACAACTGTTCTTTTAGATGACTCTTCCCGTGTTTGTGAGTCTCCAAGCAAAAGGCAAAAACAG GATGAAATCAATGACAGGGTTGACTCTACTTGTATGGACAAGTGGAGACCCTTTTGTACTTTAAATGGGTGCAGCTCAGTCAGATCAAACAAG TATCGCTTTCAGCACGTGAGTGTGACTGAGTTTCCTGGATATGTAATGAATTCAATTGATGGGTATTTGGAGGAATCTCATCAATCCACTGTCTTGGATGTCATACAATCTTTTATGACTCGTGTGAGGTATCCACCAGCATCATTATTCTTCACAGTCATTGATTACCTGCAG AAATCCGCgtctcgtgcccaggccatcaAAGCATTTGTGCTACTTCAGCGGCTACTCATCCTTCATCCTCCATCAGAGAGAGGCCCTCTGTACCAGCCCACTCTCGGCGTTCGTTCAAGTGCTGAAGGGACTTCAGCGGAGAGATCTGTTTGTGATTGGGACTTCCTTAAAACAATCTGCAG taaaactGATGAGGACAGTCAACTTCAAATTCGATTTGTGATCACGTTACTTGAGAGGGACTTCCATGAACGCTTAAAGTCAGCGGG CCTACTGTCACCCAACGAAAGTCTTAGCCGCCTCAAGCAGTCTTTACTCTGGCGGGTGTTTTGGCCAGGATCATCTGCAGTGTCGTTCAATACACGCTTGCGAGAGCTATTTTCAATCTCTTGGAACGCAGCGTATCGCGCATGCGACGATCCAACAATG ATTCCTGTATTGCATACGTTGCAAAGTATCATAGCCATGTTGTCTCGTATCCATGTTCTCTCCGACCTCCACTCCATGAAGTGCACCGATAAATCTCTTGGTGCCAGGTTGACTGAGACTTCGCGGACCTTTGTGACCGAGTTGGCCTATGGTGGATGGCAGCACAGCGGGACTTGTCTCAAACGGTTTCTGGAGACGTGTGGTTCGACGTGGCTTAAAATGCATGTAACTGACCTGCTCTTAGCCAACTACTCTGACTGCGTGGTACCTCTGGAGAGGCGTTCACTGAAAATGAAGCCTCTATCCCTGGAGAAAATT gTCCTTTACTACTTTTTATTAGTGCCTTCAGCTGCTGTTGATCCGTCATCGCCCGCTGCTAAACGAGCCACTCGCAGGATAGCAATACCGTTACGTGATATCGC AGTGCCTCGGGCTCAAAATGCAGCGTACAACGCCCCTAATGGTGGAATAAGTCGTCGAAATGTGAAAG GCGAGACAAAGTTGCACATTGCTTGTATTAAAAATGACCCCGCGAAAGTAAAACAGCTTTTGGCGGCGGGAGAAGATGCAAACAGCGTCGATTATGTAGGGTGGACACCCCTGCACGAGGCTTGTAACCATGGTCACTTGGAATGTGTGCGAGAACTGTTGAAGAACAGGCAACCTGTGTTGGAAATCAACTCCGAAGATG ATCCTTCTCGTGTGCTCAATCTGCTATCAGCTCCCAAGTGTGGCACGACCCCTTTACATGATGCTGCTGGGAACAATCATCTCAAAGTGGTTGAGTTACTTGTCTCTACTGGAG gCTTACCTTTGCTTCAAGCCAAAAACGATCGCGGTCAAACACCGTATGACGTTTCCAGTGATGCGAGAATAAAAGAGTTTTTGCAGAGtacgaaaaacaaaatgtctGGCTCACAATCTTGCAGTTCAACGGAAGCCATTTATTTGACTTTACCAAAACTTTCTCCCGAGAGATGCGAAGAGTATACGTTGATATTGTCGCATCTAGTCCAATCGTACTTCCGTACGAGCCGGGGAACCGGAACGGCCGAAGACTGGCTGAACTTCAGTGCGCATGTCGATAACTTGGAGTGTCACGTGGCAAAGCTGTTGGGGATCAGACCTTTGCCTACAGTAGTCGCAATTAGATTGGCTGCCATGAAGATGTTGATCGACTGA